Proteins encoded together in one Candidatus Eremiobacterota bacterium window:
- a CDS encoding class I SAM-dependent methyltransferase, whose product MHYPIDWEREYDEAEGDHHLLWETGVPESLFVAFTCREIGGRAHVLDVGCGWGTDLVFLSGRGHCCTGVDISLAALTHARKRGEEQGAVFMLVQGDALSLPFGQDVFDVINDRGCFHHILPSRREPFVAEILRVLRKGGIYLLRCFSEKYFNSGGAGHRFTGNDVKGLFSPYFAMRAPVEYESIVDSIPVAMTWWIMKRL is encoded by the coding sequence ATGCACTATCCGATAGACTGGGAAAGGGAATACGATGAGGCTGAAGGAGATCACCACCTCCTCTGGGAGACCGGCGTGCCGGAAAGCCTCTTTGTTGCCTTCACCTGCAGGGAGATCGGGGGAAGGGCCCATGTGCTCGATGTGGGATGCGGGTGGGGCACCGATCTTGTCTTTCTCTCAGGGCGGGGCCATTGCTGCACCGGTGTTGACATTTCCCTTGCAGCCCTCACGCATGCCCGTAAACGCGGGGAGGAGCAAGGAGCGGTATTCATGCTGGTACAGGGTGATGCCCTCTCACTTCCTTTCGGGCAGGATGTCTTTGACGTAATAAATGACAGGGGATGTTTTCACCATATTCTTCCCTCCCGGAGGGAACCCTTTGTGGCAGAAATCCTCCGCGTCCTCAGAAAGGGCGGCATATACCTTCTGCGCTGCTTCAGTGAGAAGTACTTCAATTCAGGCGGTGCTGGCCACCGCTTCACAGGAAACGACGTGAAGGGGCTTTTCTCACCTTACTTTGCCATGAGAGCGCCTGTAGAGTACGAGAGCATTGTGGATTCCATTCCCGTTGCCATGACCTGGTGGATCATGAAAAGGCTTTAG
- a CDS encoding tetratricopeptide repeat protein translates to MVDSLDTAEKLEKILLENPDDHRTRIELATHCMYSGDYYSAAYELQKVVKKSPPSPMYVDAYYQLGIVLRTLGNFPEALKCMGKVIEADETNGNAFYYSGLLQSELGDHKKAAESLQRSISLLPQQSYLHYALGNTHLQLGNGDEAIKEFQTALTLSPKDTQIRNSLGLCYILKGDYPRASAELGEALLVNPKDPTANFLYSWVKIRQEEEIEAIEKVEKFVHNDPSNPLGHLTLSALHQVIGEYSMGEEAYRKGAKLLKIGKDPVLYSAIQVISSSLNEIAREKNMLEEDELLYKDGTVKAFQEIMGLKSPALLEKSRLTASLSQKMAQENKDFDDSEIEDIRIAGTLCNLGMAFVPDTIVNKEEKLTDDEKKVLATHPLLSQKVLQKIESFADVVPLIRHHHERHNGSGFPDHLKGDDIPLGAGIVGLADFYVEITVGSKRQRAATKDEALRTINTLKGNFFSHKAVELINKALSSPESS, encoded by the coding sequence ATGGTCGATTCGCTCGATACTGCAGAAAAACTGGAGAAAATCCTTCTTGAAAATCCTGATGATCACAGGACGAGAATTGAGCTTGCCACCCACTGCATGTATTCAGGTGACTACTACAGCGCTGCCTATGAGCTTCAAAAGGTGGTAAAAAAGTCTCCTCCCTCTCCCATGTATGTGGACGCGTACTACCAGCTCGGAATAGTGCTCAGAACCCTTGGAAACTTCCCGGAAGCCCTCAAGTGCATGGGAAAAGTCATTGAGGCCGATGAAACCAACGGGAACGCCTTCTACTATTCGGGCCTCCTCCAGAGTGAACTCGGCGATCACAAGAAAGCCGCTGAGTCCCTGCAGAGATCCATCAGCCTCCTCCCCCAGCAGTCATATCTTCACTATGCACTGGGAAACACGCACCTGCAGCTTGGAAATGGAGACGAGGCCATCAAGGAGTTCCAGACAGCCCTCACTCTCTCTCCCAAGGATACACAAATCCGCAACAGCCTCGGCCTCTGCTATATTCTGAAGGGAGACTATCCCAGGGCTTCAGCAGAGCTTGGAGAAGCGCTGCTCGTAAACCCCAAGGACCCCACTGCCAATTTCCTTTACTCCTGGGTGAAGATCCGCCAGGAAGAGGAGATTGAGGCCATAGAAAAAGTGGAGAAATTTGTCCATAATGATCCCTCCAATCCTCTGGGCCATCTCACCCTCAGTGCCCTCCACCAGGTCATTGGAGAGTATTCCATGGGCGAAGAGGCTTACCGCAAGGGGGCAAAACTCCTCAAGATCGGAAAAGATCCCGTGCTCTACTCGGCCATCCAGGTGATCTCCTCCTCACTGAACGAGATCGCCAGGGAGAAAAACATGCTGGAGGAGGATGAGCTTCTTTACAAAGACGGCACAGTAAAAGCTTTTCAAGAGATTATGGGGTTGAAATCTCCGGCACTCCTGGAAAAGAGTCGGCTCACCGCCAGTCTGTCGCAGAAAATGGCCCAGGAGAATAAGGATTTTGATGATAGCGAGATAGAGGATATCCGCATCGCCGGGACGCTCTGCAACCTGGGAATGGCCTTTGTCCCCGACACCATCGTCAACAAGGAGGAGAAACTCACTGACGATGAGAAAAAAGTGCTTGCCACCCACCCCCTCCTGAGCCAGAAGGTCCTTCAGAAAATCGAGAGCTTCGCCGATGTCGTTCCCCTTATAAGGCACCACCACGAGCGCCATAACGGATCAGGCTTTCCCGACCATCTCAAGGGCGACGACATTCCCCTGGGAGCGGGTATAGTGGGGCTTGCTGACTTCTACGTGGAGATCACCGTCGGAAGCAAGCGGCAGAGGGCGGCGACAAAGGATGAGGCTCTGAGGACCATCAACACCCTGAAAGGCAATTTCTTCTCTCACAAGGCAGTCGAGCTGATAAACAAGGCGCTTTCATCACCGGAGAGCAGCTGA
- a CDS encoding adenylate/guanylate cyclase domain-containing protein yields MGEENVIVNPASSKNRFDTLGSIVNVINSTLDIRKILELIMDNALELMEAERGFIMMVDQQADILEFKIARNLDRKKLESDELAISRTIVKEVFSGQKAVLTHNAAKDPRYKNNPSVKAFGLRSVICVPLLVKGECLGVIYLDNRFKKGIFQEEDLDFMCIFAHEIALALENAKLEQEKAFIREVFTHYVSPEVAEEIIKRGSEYDLQGEKREVTVFFADIRGFSTISEAAAPHDLFSQLNEFFEEMIAITFRKQGTFLKFLGDGFMVAFGAPLSHSDDAIRAVQAAMEMRQHVELLNRKWEKEGRPPFLMGIGIHTGEAMVGNVGCRQRREYTVIGDVPNTASRLENMNKEFQSTIILSEATYRKVRDFCTALPRGPVTLRGKTEPVSIYVVP; encoded by the coding sequence ATGGGTGAAGAAAACGTCATCGTAAATCCAGCCTCCTCGAAGAACCGCTTCGATACCCTCGGCTCAATTGTGAACGTCATCAATTCAACGCTGGACATAAGGAAAATCCTGGAGCTCATCATGGATAATGCCCTTGAGCTGATGGAAGCCGAGCGGGGATTTATCATGATGGTGGACCAGCAAGCCGACATCCTGGAGTTCAAGATAGCGAGAAACCTTGACAGGAAAAAGCTCGAAAGCGACGAGCTTGCCATAAGCAGAACCATCGTGAAGGAAGTATTTTCCGGGCAGAAGGCCGTGCTTACCCACAATGCGGCAAAGGATCCCCGCTATAAGAACAATCCGAGCGTGAAAGCCTTTGGGCTCCGCTCGGTAATCTGCGTGCCGCTTCTCGTCAAAGGGGAATGCCTTGGCGTCATCTACCTCGATAACCGCTTCAAGAAAGGCATATTTCAAGAAGAAGATCTTGATTTCATGTGCATTTTTGCCCATGAGATCGCTCTTGCCCTTGAAAATGCGAAGCTTGAACAGGAAAAAGCTTTCATAAGGGAAGTTTTCACCCATTATGTGAGCCCGGAAGTGGCGGAGGAGATAATAAAACGGGGATCTGAATACGACCTGCAGGGAGAGAAGCGCGAGGTCACCGTATTTTTTGCCGATATACGGGGATTTTCCACGATTTCCGAGGCGGCGGCCCCCCACGACCTTTTCTCACAGCTCAACGAGTTCTTTGAAGAAATGATTGCCATTACCTTCAGGAAACAGGGGACCTTCCTGAAGTTCCTCGGTGACGGCTTCATGGTTGCCTTCGGCGCGCCGCTCAGCCACAGCGACGATGCCATAAGGGCAGTGCAGGCGGCCATGGAGATGCGCCAGCACGTAGAGCTCCTCAACAGAAAGTGGGAAAAGGAGGGCAGACCACCCTTTCTCATGGGAATAGGAATCCACACCGGAGAGGCAATGGTGGGCAACGTGGGATGCCGCCAGAGGAGGGAATACACCGTCATCGGCGATGTGCCCAATACTGCATCACGCCTCGAAAATATGAACAAGGAGTTCCAGAGCACGATCATCCTGAGCGAGGCAACCTATCGGAAAGTGAGGGATTTCTGCACCGCTCTCCCCAGAGGCCCCGTCACCCTGAGGGGGAAAACTGAGCCGGTAAGCATCTATGTGGTACCCTGA
- a CDS encoding serine/threonine-protein kinase, with the protein MWYPEIRKAFAFLSFLACLILPSHSAFGAEENPAIHVTSDFVGNARVSIRPSAQGSFVKAAGQVPCDIRPLTEGNQEIRIEKPDGFFFVYRGEKKEVFAPENIMITTTREVLWERILLALVIPLAVAAELGRRARRRQSKTLEQSLHQAEIKTSEAQVRAERSSFEGALPETIAEYSIEGELGEGGMATVYRGRDMHGDLFAIKVPHRKLFNDRDLVKRFEHEVAISLSLKHRSIVRTFDCNLDDGQGIPYICFEYVEGRTLAKITADEAPLEPSRAIRYIREIAEALRHAHELSIVHRDLKPGNIMITFHDTVKVMDFGVAKAADLSRLTVTDTMLGTPLYMAPEQIDSKDADPRSDLYSLGMIFYELVTGHLPFEEDDPIKVIMKKHTHQPPPPGVFVPSLPRPVGEVIMKLIEREPSRRYQSAAALIDDLTARGLSPSDHI; encoded by the coding sequence ATGTGGTACCCTGAAATCAGGAAAGCCTTTGCCTTCCTCTCCTTCCTTGCCTGCCTTATTCTCCCCTCACATTCCGCCTTTGGCGCAGAGGAGAATCCGGCTATTCATGTCACTTCGGACTTCGTGGGGAACGCCCGCGTATCCATTCGCCCCAGCGCACAGGGAAGCTTCGTAAAGGCGGCCGGCCAAGTTCCATGCGATATCAGGCCCTTGACCGAAGGCAACCAGGAAATCCGCATAGAGAAGCCCGATGGATTCTTCTTTGTTTACCGCGGCGAGAAAAAAGAGGTCTTCGCTCCGGAAAATATCATGATTACCACCACCAGGGAGGTGCTGTGGGAGAGAATACTTCTCGCCCTTGTCATTCCCCTGGCAGTCGCGGCGGAGCTCGGGAGAAGAGCCAGGAGGAGGCAATCTAAAACACTTGAGCAAAGCCTTCACCAGGCGGAGATCAAGACCTCGGAAGCGCAGGTCCGGGCCGAGCGCTCCTCCTTTGAGGGAGCCTTACCGGAGACAATTGCAGAGTATTCCATCGAAGGCGAGCTCGGCGAGGGAGGAATGGCGACGGTGTACAGGGGGCGTGACATGCATGGCGACCTGTTTGCGATAAAAGTGCCTCACAGAAAGCTCTTCAATGACCGCGACCTTGTGAAGCGCTTCGAGCACGAAGTGGCAATAAGCCTGTCACTGAAGCACCGCTCGATAGTCCGCACCTTTGACTGCAACCTGGATGACGGGCAGGGAATCCCCTATATCTGCTTCGAGTATGTCGAAGGGAGAACCCTCGCGAAAATCACCGCCGATGAAGCGCCCCTTGAGCCATCAAGGGCCATCAGGTATATCAGGGAGATTGCAGAAGCTCTCCGGCATGCCCATGAGCTCTCCATTGTGCACAGGGATCTCAAGCCCGGCAATATCATGATCACCTTTCACGACACGGTGAAAGTGATGGATTTCGGCGTGGCAAAGGCCGCCGATCTCTCCAGACTCACGGTTACGGACACGATGCTGGGCACGCCTCTTTACATGGCTCCGGAACAGATTGACAGCAAGGATGCCGATCCCCGGTCTGATCTTTACTCGCTTGGCATGATTTTTTACGAGCTGGTAACAGGCCACCTCCCCTTTGAAGAGGACGATCCCATCAAGGTGATCATGAAAAAGCATACCCACCAGCCGCCGCCGCCGGGGGTATTCGTGCCCTCCCTTCCCCGCCCCGTGGGGGAGGTCATAATGAAGCTCATCGAGAGGGAGCCTTCCCGCCGCTATCAATCCGCAGCGGCACTCATTGACGATCTCACGGCAAGGGGTCTTTCTCCATCAGATCATATCTGA
- a CDS encoding type II secretion system F family protein codes for MLRLGRYLISFEHVPRHERLRWELGSTTAEDIVLFYGQLAALYTAGISFVRSLTILSRQATNRKLALILDAVRHDINGGSTLSHSMSRHSGTFNALEIQIIKVGEAVGDLPLVLERLALLGRRHLELTRKIKSMMTYPLIVFCASLALIGFLACFLFNTIFPALAAQGIELPAATRVLMLIAAALKNPLAGLLVLAACFMAFRLSCFLFSLPFFRELLDRFIWNLPLLGKTLQKIFMARFCYNFGLMYEHGVGILKILAIEATSSSNSILRAALLRAIDSLKEGDSIAESLKREGIFPKSLIDFLAIGESSGTIPYCMKKLAEYYETEVSYSVENLSSALEPLMIGGMGVFVGLVIMVVLSPLYGVIANLGL; via the coding sequence ATGCTCAGACTAGGAAGGTATCTCATCAGCTTCGAGCACGTGCCCCGCCACGAGCGCCTCAGGTGGGAGCTCGGCTCCACTACCGCAGAGGATATCGTGCTCTTTTACGGGCAGCTCGCCGCCCTCTACACTGCCGGCATCTCCTTTGTCCGATCGCTCACCATACTCTCCCGGCAGGCCACCAACAGAAAATTAGCCCTTATTCTTGATGCCGTGCGGCATGATATCAACGGCGGCTCAACCCTTTCCCACAGTATGAGCCGCCACTCCGGCACATTCAACGCCCTGGAGATACAGATCATAAAAGTGGGCGAGGCCGTGGGAGACCTTCCTCTTGTCCTTGAAAGGCTGGCTCTTCTTGGGAGGCGCCACCTGGAGCTTACTAGAAAGATCAAGTCCATGATGACTTATCCGCTTATTGTATTCTGCGCCTCACTTGCTCTCATAGGCTTTCTTGCGTGTTTCCTTTTCAACACCATCTTCCCGGCACTGGCGGCTCAGGGAATCGAGCTTCCTGCTGCCACCAGGGTTCTTATGCTCATCGCGGCAGCTCTGAAGAACCCTCTGGCAGGTCTGCTGGTACTCGCTGCGTGTTTCATGGCCTTCCGACTCTCCTGCTTTCTCTTCTCTCTTCCCTTTTTCAGGGAGCTGCTTGACCGCTTCATATGGAACCTGCCTCTCCTGGGAAAGACCCTTCAGAAAATATTCATGGCGAGGTTTTGTTATAACTTTGGCCTTATGTACGAGCACGGGGTAGGAATATTGAAGATCCTCGCCATTGAAGCCACCTCCTCATCGAACTCCATACTGAGAGCCGCCCTTCTTCGCGCGATTGACTCTCTGAAGGAGGGAGACTCCATTGCCGAAAGCCTCAAAAGGGAAGGAATATTTCCAAAGTCCCTCATCGATTTTCTGGCTATCGGCGAGTCAAGCGGCACAATTCCTTACTGCATGAAGAAGCTTGCCGAGTATTATGAGACCGAGGTCTCCTACTCTGTTGAGAATCTCTCATCAGCTCTTGAGCCTCTCATGATAGGGGGAATGGGAGTCTTTGTGGGGCTGGTGATCATGGTGGTGCTCTCCCCCCTCTACGGTGTCATCGCAAACCTGGGCCTGTAA